A part of Paraliobacillus zengyii genomic DNA contains:
- the istB gene encoding IS21-like element helper ATPase IstB, whose protein sequence is MNSSYQQLLSNLEYLKLKQMVIHLSDTIDFSTKNELSLVDTLVKLTNYEIDVREKSMINSMVKVAGFPHRKEISAFDFDFQPAISKQQILDFTSLRFIEDKQNIIFMGTSGVGKTHLATSIGIAAAKKRTSTYFIKCNELILNLMKAKLENRLEARLKHYGKYKLLIIDEIGYLPIDKEDAKLFFQLIDLRYEKKSTILTTNIGFKEWDGVFQDTKLANAILDRVLHHAEVVNIVGPSYRIKDHLKQDDA, encoded by the coding sequence TTGAATAGCAGCTATCAACAGTTATTAAGTAATCTAGAGTATTTAAAGTTAAAACAAATGGTAATCCATCTAAGTGATACGATAGACTTCAGTACGAAGAATGAGCTTTCCTTGGTTGATACATTAGTTAAGCTAACGAATTATGAAATTGATGTTAGAGAGAAAAGTATGATCAACTCTATGGTTAAGGTGGCGGGTTTCCCCCACCGAAAAGAAATAAGTGCGTTTGATTTTGACTTTCAACCAGCAATAAGTAAACAACAGATTCTCGATTTTACTTCCTTACGCTTTATCGAAGATAAACAAAATATTATATTTATGGGAACTAGTGGAGTTGGTAAAACACATCTGGCAACTTCCATAGGTATCGCTGCAGCTAAGAAAAGAACAAGTACTTATTTTATAAAGTGTAACGAACTAATACTAAACCTAATGAAAGCAAAACTAGAAAACAGATTAGAGGCGCGACTAAAACACTACGGGAAATACAAATTATTAATTATAGATGAGATAGGTTATTTACCAATTGACAAAGAAGATGCCAAGCTATTCTTCCAATTAATTGATTTGAGATATGAAAAGAAAAGCACCATTTTAACGACGAATATTGGCTTCAAAGAATGGGATGGGGTGTTCCAAGATACTAAGTTAGCAAACGCTATATTAGACAGAGTGTTACACCACGCAGAAGTAGTCAATATCGTAGGACCTTCTTATAGAATTAAGGATCATTTAAAGCAAGATGATGCGTAA
- a CDS encoding CBO0543 family protein: protein MYILINVFYLIAGYIWGDLKNWKKYYSTILFLIIGDFLYNFLLYNKSMWLFHDLILPNHTLITILAMLVSYSATVLIYLGRFPEGWQKRFLWFLLWVGVYMTIEFINSKLGFITYHNGWNLWWSFLFTGIIFFISPIHHKRPLLAWLISIVIIISLLGIFDVKISDMK, encoded by the coding sequence ATGTACATTTTAATTAATGTTTTCTACTTAATAGCAGGATATATATGGGGAGATTTGAAAAACTGGAAGAAGTATTATTCAACCATATTATTCCTCATTATTGGAGATTTTCTATATAATTTTCTACTTTATAATAAGTCCATGTGGCTTTTTCATGATTTAATATTACCTAATCATACTCTGATTACAATCTTAGCTATGCTTGTTTCTTATTCTGCGACAGTGTTAATTTATCTGGGAAGATTTCCTGAAGGATGGCAAAAACGTTTCCTATGGTTTTTATTATGGGTTGGAGTATATATGACAATAGAGTTCATAAACAGTAAATTAGGGTTTATCACATATCATAATGGTTGGAACTTGTGGTGGTCTTTCTTATTTACAGGTATTATTTTCTTCATTTCACCTATACACCACAAACGACCTCTCCTAGCTTGGTTAATATCAATTGTAATTATAATCTCTTTATTGGGTATTTTTGATGTAAAAATAAGTGATATGAAATAG
- a CDS encoding CBO0543 family protein: protein MCNLWILIFIAFIFFNIIAYFVPKKISKIEIYATCFFAYAYGITTDIIFDLHLHLYGYFQNGFQWVGLLGIILYFPAISFLFLNHYPSEKKVTQKWFYIFLWSLFAVIFEWLSVKAGYFYYNGWKLWYSGALYPPIFLSLVVNHKLVKGLIKRFQNSF from the coding sequence GTGTGTAATTTGTGGATACTAATATTTATTGCATTTATCTTTTTTAACATAATTGCATATTTTGTTCCCAAAAAGATAAGTAAAATAGAAATCTATGCGACATGTTTTTTTGCTTATGCATATGGTATAACTACTGATATTATATTTGATTTGCATCTTCATCTTTATGGTTATTTTCAGAACGGATTTCAATGGGTGGGACTTCTCGGTATCATTTTATACTTTCCAGCAATAAGTTTTTTGTTTCTAAATCATTATCCTTCCGAAAAAAAGGTCACCCAAAAATGGTTTTATATTTTCCTTTGGTCTTTGTTCGCAGTTATCTTTGAATGGCTCTCTGTAAAAGCGGGATATTTTTATTATAATGGGTGGAAACTTTGGTACTCTGGAGCGCTATATCCACCTATATTTTTAAGTCTTGTGGTGAATCATAAATTGGTTAAAGGACTGATAAAAAGGTTCCAGAACTCTTTTTAA
- a CDS encoding TnsD family Tn7-like transposition protein, whose amino-acid sequence MALAEDVKFLVNYRACFLEQALYKKYLTIIKIKGIAYPMSQMLKNLSDLLLTTYGNEFLNYMDSNLKDDNWINRLFHEKKLFDIHPIRHILLMRALSGSVESFIHNSDQFEPFGEGPWVCMNPLCDHYLKEVVTKVEVSVHPFNRKIQGDFICNCGFVYRLRQGEFDPCKVPYFSSRVMKKGHVWERNFYKMVNQGLKMNELEEKTKLSRPTIRKILREGIDPIQNAIQKRDKKTKEWRKRKTATYRRVWINAVNNNPNHTRSELANHNRATFAWLHQFDSEWLEENSPVSQKGHRRKEKEDFEEKDLFMVKEVQRINDEWKQHEKVVGKIIRKTFSAICDLLGSNRERKVP is encoded by the coding sequence TTGGCGCTTGCCGAAGATGTAAAATTTCTCGTTAATTATCGAGCCTGTTTTCTTGAACAGGCATTATACAAGAAGTATCTAACCATTATAAAAATTAAAGGAATTGCTTATCCAATGTCCCAAATGCTAAAGAACTTATCTGATTTATTACTAACTACCTATGGAAATGAATTTTTAAATTATATGGATTCAAATTTAAAAGATGATAATTGGATAAATAGATTATTTCATGAAAAGAAGCTCTTCGACATTCATCCTATTAGGCACATTTTATTAATGAGGGCATTATCTGGATCTGTGGAAAGTTTTATTCATAACAGTGACCAGTTTGAACCCTTTGGTGAAGGTCCGTGGGTTTGTATGAATCCTTTATGTGATCATTACTTAAAAGAGGTAGTAACTAAAGTTGAAGTATCTGTACATCCTTTTAATAGAAAGATTCAAGGAGATTTTATTTGTAACTGTGGTTTTGTATATCGGTTAAGGCAAGGGGAATTTGATCCATGTAAAGTTCCTTATTTTAGCAGTCGTGTAATGAAGAAGGGACATGTTTGGGAACGAAACTTTTACAAGATGGTTAATCAAGGACTGAAAATGAATGAATTAGAAGAGAAAACAAAATTAAGCAGACCTACAATTAGAAAAATATTAAGAGAGGGAATAGATCCTATTCAGAATGCTATACAAAAAAGAGACAAGAAAACAAAAGAATGGAGGAAAAGGAAAACTGCAACTTATCGAAGGGTTTGGATAAATGCTGTGAATAACAATCCAAATCATACAAGGAGCGAGTTAGCGAATCATAATAGAGCTACTTTTGCATGGTTGCACCAATTTGATTCAGAATGGCTTGAAGAAAATTCACCAGTGTCCCAAAAAGGGCATCGACGGAAAGAAAAAGAGGATTTTGAAGAAAAGGATCTTTTCATGGTTAAGGAGGTTCAACGGATAAATGATGAATGGAAGCAGCATGAAAAAGTGGTAGGGAAAATTATAAGAAAAACCTTTTCTGCTATTTGTGATTTATTAGGTAGCAATAGAGAGAGAAAAGTTCCCTAA
- a CDS encoding TnsA endonuclease N-terminal domain-containing protein — protein sequence MAKRKNIWTEDKIARYIKEGRGSGELSDYKPWLTNQDFPSLGRTHRPKGWKTNREHQLFSDIERNYFYILDWSENVIDIREQYPLDREKTIKIADKKRINHSFERANKTPIVMTTDFLVTVKGQDGINYIARSIKPANQLNDKRVIEKLEIERQYWEDENVDWRIVTELDIPRDLCRNIEQLHKHYDLEEKDKLLAETLYREIVEQEGILLKALNSFDSKYNLEVGSALALFKHLLANKNIKLDLMQKINYRMDMGNLNITELSVEEGTVKHENIL from the coding sequence ATGGCAAAACGCAAAAATATTTGGACTGAAGATAAAATTGCGCGGTATATAAAAGAGGGGAGAGGTAGCGGAGAATTAAGCGATTATAAACCATGGCTGACTAATCAGGATTTTCCCTCTTTAGGACGTACACATAGACCCAAAGGTTGGAAAACTAACAGGGAGCATCAGCTGTTTTCAGATATTGAACGAAACTATTTTTACATACTTGATTGGTCAGAAAATGTAATTGATATTAGAGAACAGTATCCTCTTGATAGAGAGAAAACAATCAAAATAGCTGATAAGAAACGAATAAACCATTCATTTGAAAGAGCAAATAAAACACCCATTGTGATGACAACCGACTTTTTAGTAACCGTAAAAGGCCAAGATGGAATAAATTATATTGCAAGGTCCATTAAACCGGCAAACCAATTAAATGATAAACGTGTTATAGAAAAGTTGGAAATTGAAAGGCAGTATTGGGAGGATGAAAATGTTGACTGGAGAATTGTGACTGAGCTTGACATTCCACGTGACCTTTGCAGAAATATTGAACAACTTCATAAACATTACGACTTAGAGGAAAAGGACAAGTTGTTGGCGGAAACTTTGTATAGAGAAATAGTAGAACAGGAGGGCATATTATTAAAAGCTCTAAATTCATTTGATTCCAAATATAATTTGGAGGTCGGTAGCGCATTGGCTCTATTTAAACATTTATTGGCTAATAAAAATATCAAATTGGATTTAATGCAGAAAATAAACTACAGGATGGATATGGGAAACCTCAATATTACAGAGTTAAGTGTAGAAGAAGGGACTGTAAAACATGAAAATATACTCTAA
- a CDS encoding CBO0543 family protein codes for MEELGEKIDKLTNQVTDLRMELWTKYTLFTWQWWMLLVACIIMLVLFFLFIKKERLLPSIAYLGIIYILNRNLDDLATAMDWYDYRIQLEPIIPTMLPANLFIIPIGLTLTYDRYENWKSFLIALGVFSAFISYIALPMMKAVNIYLEKSWNAHWSFISLVIMAVISKAIIDKVKLKYNG; via the coding sequence ATGGAGGAATTAGGGGAGAAAATAGATAAACTTACAAATCAAGTGACTGACTTAAGAATGGAGTTATGGACCAAGTACACATTATTCACTTGGCAATGGTGGATGCTTCTTGTTGCATGCATTATAATGTTAGTACTATTCTTTTTATTTATCAAGAAAGAAAGACTTCTCCCCTCCATTGCGTATCTCGGTATCATATACATATTAAATAGAAACTTAGATGATCTTGCAACAGCAATGGATTGGTATGACTATCGAATACAACTTGAACCGATTATCCCAACAATGTTACCTGCTAATCTTTTTATCATTCCAATTGGACTTACATTAACATACGACAGATATGAGAACTGGAAATCATTTTTGATTGCTTTAGGCGTATTTTCCGCTTTTATATCTTACATCGCTCTTCCCATGATGAAAGCCGTAAACATCTACCTCGAAAAAAGCTGGAATGCCCATTGGTCTTTTATAAGTCTAGTTATAATGGCTGTTATTTCTAAGGCTATCATAGACAAAGTTAAATTAAAATATAATGGTTAA